GATGCGCTTGGGTAGCGCCAGGCGCACGTCGTACAGATAGGCGACGCGGATGCCGCCGGTTCGGCGGGCGCGGCGCGAGCGCCACATGATCTGTCCGGCGATGTCCTGCCCGCCGGGGCGCAGTCCGGCGGCGGCGAGCTGGCGGCGGGTGGCCAGATGGGGCGGGGCCATGCGCCACGGCCAAGTGGGGACGCCGTGCCGCTCGCCGG
The DNA window shown above is from Thermomonospora umbrina and carries:
- a CDS encoding RRQRL motif-containing zinc-binding protein, translating into MLRADAFMDPTGERHGVPTWPWRMAPPHLATRRQLAAAGLRPGGQDIAGQIMWRSRRARRTGGIRVAYLYDVRLALPKRIPTPAQLAALAKALKARRICPRCRTDAGYVLPTRYGMCLDCLTDWEVRAA